Proteins from one Deltaproteobacteria bacterium genomic window:
- a CDS encoding RNA-binding transcriptional accessory protein — translation MSDTTYNPVPKLAEELNLAANAIIAVTKLLDSGSTVPFIARYRKEATGGLDEVQIRNIEERRTYLLEFEERRQSIIAAITEAGKLSPELEAKINACTTKATLEDLYLPYKPKRRTRAAIAREKGLGPLAELILKQPTKGDPITSAKEYICDKVADATTALMGARDIVAEIVAENAEIRAIIRKAFSYKGLLVSSAIAKKTDKPTKFEQYYNYNEPIATVPSHRFLAVRRGEREGILKINIEINTEELIPTLASLMGLKPNSPFANELQTAISDSLTRLICPSVTSDVHLELKLQADREAVEIFASNLKNLLLSPPLGEQVVIGIDPGLRTGCKCVAVNSTGKYLDSITIYPSRGEAKNKEAQLKLISFINCHKPFAIAIGNGTGGRETETFVRHILKKSTLKEIVVISVNEAGASVYSASDIARLEFPELDITIRGAISIARRLQDPLAELVKIDPKAIGVGQYQHDVHQPLLAKKLDEVVESCVNHVGVELNTASASLLARVAGIGPSLAQKIITYRDQNGPFSQRHDLQSVSGFGPRAFEQAAGFLRIRNGKYPLDASAVHPERYELVTLMAKHLCVPLAKLIGNDELIANIDITQYLSDEVGEPTLRDIIAELKKPGRDPRKSFEPPKFRDDVQTIEDLQIGQVFEGIVTNVTAFGAFVDIGVHHDGLVHVSQLSHRFVKDPNTVVKTGDRLKVKILEIDIERKRLALTAKIEAPVNQQAKQKPLEPSPDKSFQNKYHNNQKPTIKSKGNNPKFSNNPFAKLIKN, via the coding sequence ATGTCGGATACTACATATAATCCAGTGCCCAAACTGGCTGAAGAACTAAATTTAGCTGCAAACGCAATTATTGCAGTTACAAAATTGCTTGATAGCGGTAGTACTGTACCTTTTATCGCTCGCTACCGTAAAGAAGCTACTGGCGGTCTTGATGAAGTGCAAATACGCAATATTGAAGAACGGCGCACTTATTTATTAGAATTCGAAGAACGACGCCAAAGTATTATTGCGGCGATAACAGAAGCTGGCAAATTATCTCCTGAACTTGAAGCAAAAATAAATGCTTGTACAACCAAAGCGACTCTCGAAGACCTTTATCTTCCCTATAAACCCAAGCGTCGTACACGTGCGGCGATTGCTCGTGAAAAAGGTTTGGGTCCTTTAGCTGAATTAATATTAAAGCAGCCAACTAAGGGTGATCCTATAACTTCGGCAAAAGAATATATTTGCGATAAGGTAGCTGACGCCACAACCGCACTTATGGGCGCCCGCGATATTGTTGCTGAGATAGTAGCTGAAAATGCAGAGATCCGTGCTATAATTCGTAAAGCTTTTAGCTATAAGGGATTACTAGTTTCATCAGCCATCGCTAAAAAAACTGATAAGCCAACAAAATTCGAGCAATATTATAATTACAATGAACCTATAGCTACAGTTCCCTCACATCGTTTTCTGGCAGTACGTCGAGGAGAACGTGAAGGAATTTTAAAAATAAACATAGAAATAAATACCGAAGAATTAATACCAACATTAGCATCGTTAATGGGCTTAAAACCTAACTCTCCTTTTGCTAACGAACTTCAAACCGCAATTAGCGACAGCTTAACTCGGCTTATTTGTCCCTCAGTAACCAGTGATGTACACCTCGAATTAAAACTGCAGGCAGATCGGGAAGCCGTTGAAATTTTTGCAAGCAATTTAAAAAATTTACTTTTATCACCACCATTGGGTGAACAAGTAGTTATTGGTATTGATCCAGGTTTGCGTACTGGCTGCAAATGCGTTGCGGTTAATAGTACTGGTAAATACCTGGATTCAATCACCATCTATCCAAGTCGCGGTGAAGCAAAAAACAAAGAAGCGCAATTAAAATTAATCAGCTTTATTAATTGCCATAAACCATTTGCTATTGCTATCGGTAATGGTACCGGTGGACGTGAAACTGAAACTTTTGTACGTCATATCCTTAAAAAATCCACTTTAAAAGAAATTGTTGTGATCTCTGTCAATGAAGCCGGGGCCAGCGTCTATTCTGCCTCTGATATTGCACGCCTAGAATTCCCTGAGTTAGATATTACTATTCGTGGGGCAATTTCTATTGCACGGCGTTTACAAGACCCACTTGCTGAATTAGTAAAAATTGACCCTAAAGCAATTGGGGTCGGTCAATATCAGCACGATGTGCATCAACCATTGCTCGCTAAAAAATTAGATGAGGTAGTTGAAAGCTGTGTCAATCATGTTGGTGTTGAACTCAACACAGCTAGTGCTTCATTGCTGGCGCGGGTGGCAGGTATTGGGCCTTCGTTAGCCCAAAAAATTATAACCTACCGTGACCAAAACGGCCCATTTTCTCAAAGACATGACCTGCAATCGGTTAGTGGTTTTGGCCCACGTGCTTTTGAGCAAGCTGCTGGTTTTTTACGTATTCGTAATGGCAAATATCCATTAGATGCTTCTGCTGTTCACCCAGAACGTTATGAGCTTGTTACCTTAATGGCTAAGCATCTATGCGTTCCTTTAGCAAAACTTATAGGCAATGATGAACTAATAGCTAATATAGATATTACACAATATTTAAGCGATGAAGTTGGTGAACCAACATTAAGAGATATTATTGCTGAATTAAAAAAACCCGGTCGCGATCCACGCAAAAGTTTTGAACCGCCGAAATTTCGTGATGATGTGCAAACTATCGAAGATCTACAAATTGGCCAAGTATTCGAAGGAATAGTAACCAATGTCACCGCTTTTGGGGCTTTTGTTGACATTGGTGTACACCACGATGGTTTAGTGCACGTATCCCAGCTTTCACATAGATTTGTTAAAGACCCTAATACTGTAGTAAAAACCGGGGACCGCTTAAAAGTAAAAATACTTGAAATAGATATTGAACGTAAAAGGCTTGCACTTACAGCAAAGATTGAAGCCCCGGTAAACCAACAAGCAAAACAAAAACCATTAGAGCCTAGCCCTGATAAATCTTTTCAAAATAAATATCACAACAATCAGAAACCAACAATAAAGTCAAAAGGCAATAACCCCAAATTTAGCAATAACCCCTTTGCCAAATTAATAAAAAATTAG
- a CDS encoding VanZ family protein translates to MRFRWWRLLPAILWAGALFFQSSQTTLPSSFFLFKGSDKVLHVIAYAILAVFVYIGLPKFCSYPTIIAFSFSAIYAISDEIHQAFVPGRTCDIYDWLADIIGALIGIAFFIKLKRMTKNKIQNTK, encoded by the coding sequence ATGCGATTTAGGTGGTGGCGTTTATTACCTGCTATTCTATGGGCAGGTGCGTTATTTTTTCAATCATCGCAAACAACATTACCCAGCTCATTTTTTTTATTTAAAGGTAGTGATAAAGTATTGCACGTAATTGCTTATGCAATTCTAGCGGTTTTTGTGTATATTGGCTTGCCAAAATTTTGTAGTTATCCAACAATTATTGCATTTAGCTTTTCTGCTATTTACGCTATTAGTGATGAAATACATCAAGCTTTTGTACCTGGACGTACATGTGATATTTATGATTGGCTTGCTGATATTATAGGTGCGTTAATTGGGATAGCATTTTTTATAAAATTAAAAAGAATGACTAAAAACAAAATACAAAATACAAAATAA
- a CDS encoding SCP2 sterol-binding domain-containing protein codes for MQIESVCELFDRHVPERLQTKPEIAQKVNAIFKFVISGEEGGIWTVDLTQAGGRVIKSDDEAQCVITISAQDIIAIVNGKLSAQKAFMFGKLKVAGDISLALKLGTIFG; via the coding sequence ATGCAAATTGAGTCAGTATGTGAGCTTTTTGACCGACATGTGCCTGAACGTTTACAGACAAAACCTGAAATCGCTCAAAAAGTTAATGCTATTTTTAAATTTGTCATCTCCGGAGAAGAAGGTGGCATTTGGACAGTTGATTTAACCCAAGCTGGTGGTCGTGTTATAAAAAGTGATGATGAAGCTCAATGCGTTATTACAATTAGTGCTCAGGATATAATTGCAATTGTAAATGGGAAGCTTAGCGCGCAAAAGGCTTTTATGTTCGGTAAACTTAAAGTAGCTGGTGACATTAGCCTTGCTTTAAAGCTAGGCACCATATTTGGTTAA